A region of the Mugil cephalus isolate CIBA_MC_2020 chromosome 23, CIBA_Mcephalus_1.1, whole genome shotgun sequence genome:
CCTCAGGGTTCTCACCAGAACTTGCAGTCCTCCTGCAATTCCCCACAAGTCTTTACTCTGACAGAATACtctttgattaaaaaacaacCGGGCGATCGCTGCAAACTGGACATCAATGTCTACATAGAGTAGGACATCATCATGCAGTCTGACTCTCAGAATAATGGCCATATGGAGGAGAATTTACCCTCAAAGGGCCGCTCTAGGGCCGCTCTAgggccgcccccccccccccccccccaaatttAAATATCAAGTAAATTTCTACATAAGGAGGGAAATCATATCATCATGGATTTTTACGGAGGTGGTTTGAGCGGAAAACCCGGCTAGCCAGCTGTGACACAACTAACACTTCATTCTGCTACCCCTGCACACTGTTCCACCCTGATGGCGGCACGGCAGACACCACAGTGTGGACAACTACAGGAGTTACCAAAATGCACCATCTGTTGGAAAAGATCAAGAGACACAAATCTTCAAAGACCCACATGGACAGTTGTGTAAAGTTTTCTGGATGAGAGCTACAGGCTAGCGGTTCCTCATTACAATGATGAGGTGAGCAAGAACTGCCACATCCTAGCCTGCCTGCTCGACTGTGTCAAGTTCTGTGGTGTGTTTGAGCTGCCAGCAGTCATCAGGGGGCACAGGAGGAGGTAAAGTCTACAAATTTCGTTGCCATCCAAGCGGATGAGACCACCGACGCTTCAGGCTGATGCTTGTGTTGAGATACATGGACTCAAACCATGAAGAGCGGGAGCGCTTCTTTGAGTTTCTGCCTGTTGTGGATGCAACATCTGATGCTATTGCTAGTGTGCTTTTGGACAGACTGAACAGCCTTTTTCGGacagtgacacagagacactcaTCGTGCAAGCCTATGATGGAGCCAGTGTGATGAGGGGAGAGCGGGCTGGTGTGCGACAAAAGGTGCGTGAGCATTTTAAAATTGCCCATTATGTGCATTGCTATGCACACCAGCCTGATTTGATTATGCAGCAGGCGACTTCTCACAACCCAGCAGTaagagttttcttttctgacttCGGTGGtattgccagtttttttttagccgGTCCCCTAAACGCACCAGCATACTCGATCAGATAGTTACACGAAGGCTGCCAAAAACTTCATCCACAAGGTGGAACTTCAACAGCAGGATCGTCAACATTGTGTACGAGAACCTAGATGAACTTAcgcagtgttttgaatcaatcAGGACATTGGGTTCATTTGACAGCACTGCAGAGAGAGGCATCTGTTGAACATTCTCATAACCACGCCCATGACAACAGCTGATGCCGAGAGGTGCTTCTCTACGCTCAAGAGAATCAAGACGTTCCTGCGCAATGCAATGGGCCAGGAACATCTGAATGCACTGGCCATGCTCTCCGTGGAGAGGGAGCTAGTCAGGAACATGGCGGATTTCAACAAAAGGTTGTTGATCACCTTGCTTCTTTGAAAGAGAAAGTAAGACTGTAAGATGTGGCAATTGTGGCACTTTACCTTTCGATTTTTCCTATAATAAAGATTATTAATTTAGAATGTTTGTGTACTGTTTAGGAATTTGACTGTACTTATTTGGATTTATACAAACTTGTGTACTTGCagcttatttgtttgtttccaatCATACTATAAATTGATACTTTTATTGATTGATGCTGAGATTACAGAACTACATACTAAATCTAGAAGTTACATGTGGTGTTGGTAATGTGAATTGACCAGTGAAACAAACGTGACAGTTGACTTGCTACATGAAGGAAGATTTCCTCTGGAAGGGAGGCTCTAGATTTTTCACCAAACGGTGTCAAACTCTTGATGTTATGCAGCCCCCATAGTAACACCAGCCCCACCTGTAACAACATCAATTAGACATATATCCACCAAATGCTCTTTATTAGATATAACATATCATTAGCTATATCTGCTTTAAGGGCACATGTGGCTCAGGTAGTGGCTTGTTCACTAATCGTAGGGTTGGTGAATCAATCCACAGCTCCTCCACATGCTGTGTGTTTGCGTCTTTGTGCGCATGTGCAATCACCTTGTGCGgtagtgtgtgtgcacagtggGTATAACGAGTAGATCACAGTATAAATAGCATTTGGTTGATAAATCAAAACAAtcgaaaataaaataatacaattattcattattagaattattatgGATTAGATGATAGAATATATAGAATCAATTTGATAattttcctaaaataaaaaaaaaaaaaaacaatattagcATACCACTAAACAATGTGACTGAGTCTCTGCTCCTGTTACTTGTAGAGTTGGCAGACAGGCTTTGGGTCATAGTTCACAGCTCAATAACTTGTTTCCTCTCAGTTTGCTGCAAGTAAAAACTTTTGAACGAGACACCAGTGAGGTGATGATCCACAGGTCAAGTCCTATGAATTTGGACGCGGATGACCGACGAGCTCGCAGAAGGTCGCTGCGGGGTACGTCAGGCCTCCTGAAGGCCCACAAGCTTGCAGCTCGTTTTCCACAGCTTAATTTGGAGCTCCGAGTTGTAGGAGAGCTCAGCGGACTGCTTCTTCTCGCCGTTGTACAGGTAACAGCCACCAACCCCCTCCATCTCGGGTGCAGCCGCAGCATAGATAGATATGGAtgctccctctgctggactCTGGGAAGAAATACATGACGAAAGGGTTGTGTTACAAAgcttaaatcttaaaaaaaaaaaaactccctgaAGATGGATTAACTATGGTCTAGGACAGGAGCTGCTGTTACTGAATTAAAGTAGGGTAAGTACTGTGTCACTTACAGGGTTTTTTCTCCCATAATTTTCTGTGACTGATGGAAATTACAGCTAATTAGCCTGCTCCGATTCACTCTGTACTTGGACAACAAGCCCAATCACGCAAACATGGTTATAAAGAACAACTATCCTGAGAGAACGAGAGCCCTCAATCGAGGGTAGATTTATCCTGTGTTGACACATACTCTGAACAGTGTCTTGGCCACTGGCTTCTTGAGAGCCTGGGCAAGGCTCCACAGGTTATCGTAGAGCGCCGTGTCTACCATCCCCGGGTCCACAGCATTGGCGGTCACGAAGAACCCGCCGGCCGTCAGCTGCTCCTGAAGGTAGTAGGTGAAGAGGACCAAAGCCAGTTTGCTTTGGGAGTAAGCACCATGGGAACTGTACACTGTCCTAGGGATGGACGGGATGGGGAGGACGAGGATTAGAGCATGTACCAGTCAAAAGAAATGCAGTTAACATCTGTACCAGAGATGCAGTTGATGCAGTATGATTCAACACTGTAGTCGTTTTATTGATCCTCTTACCTCCTGTTGAGGTCCTCCATGTCTATGACTCCGGCATAGTGCGTGGCAGAAGACATATTGACGATTCTGGAGCAGCAGCCCTGCCTGCCAGACTTCTTCAGCAAGTCCAGCAGCAAGTTGGTCAGCAAGAAGTGACCAAGGTAGTTGAGGGCAAAGTGAAACTCAAAGCCATCCTCCGTCTGTAGCTCAGGAACCAGCATGGTCCCAGCTTAGAGAAAGGGTCAAGATTAGGAGCACAGTCTCAGTGTTGGTGAAGACCATCAATCATCAAATTCAAACATTAGTGCCAAGTAGAAAGGGAAATTACCATTGTTGACCAGAACATGAAGGGGTAGACGTTTGGCCTTGAATGTGTGAACAAACTGGCGTACTGATTTCAGCGAGGTCAGGTCCACAAAGATAAATTCAGCTATGAGGAGAAAAAACTGAGGTTATTCTACATCACTTTACTATAATTTGGATCGTCCTAGCCCTGGTCAaaaaaagttggtctggagtctccaTTAGGAAGAGGGGTGTTTGATTGTGTCTCACTGGTTCAAGGGTCACACaaacttttcgttacagcacaGCTGAACTTATGATAGAGGTGTTATGAATGGAAAGTGAAAAATCAAATGGTTACAAtcatttttgaaaaatggaCAAGGTATCTGGTTCTCTAACAAAACATTGTCTTTAAAAAATAGATATTGAATTCTAGTATGAGTTTGAAACCCCTCATAATGTCCAACTGTGGAATGACAGAATGATTATGAACAAAAGGAAATCTACATTTATGGGAGATTGGATGAAAAAACAATCTGATCTATTGTAgatccaaaaagcgttgaatattcaacgctttttggattaacatgacctggatgactgagaaccttcacagacacctATTGtagatgatggatggagatggTAACATGTTGGTTCCCTtatttaatcaataaaaaaatgatatacTTGTATATATATCAAGACTACATGGGATTAAAATAGATATTGTGGACCATAAGACAATAAGTGCACCAATAAGTTTCAGAGACAATACTTGGTAAATACTGTCTATCCTTATATTGCAAGAAGCACTTATTCTATGgactataaaaaaaatctgaaatttcCACTAAATTCACTGTTACCCCAGAAGATAAGGAAGCCCACTTCAAAACTCTAAGTGATAGTTGTccttcaaattaatttaatagaAAAAGATTTAAACTTGATGTTGGAAAttgtttttatgtcaaacaAATAGAGAACTTATTTTACGATTGTGAAACAACTTTTTGGAAAAGCTCTCCTCGATTTATTGTCCTCGAGCTCCATAAACATTGATTTCGGGTCATTGCAAACTATTCAAGTTGCCATGTTTCTTCAGAATAAAAAGATTCAATTCTTGattaatatgataaaatattatatacacAAATGATACACAAATGCAGATTTGCCAAGTGGCCCGATCATGTTCCGCTTTGACATCAGAGATTTTGTAGTTTCAACGATGCTGGAAAGAGATTGGTATTGTGTCTGGGTTCCTAGTATTAGTATTGTAATATATTAATGAGGTAGTTGTTATATGTGTAGTGTTTTGATAGGTGTTTTCAGTCCTAAAAGAATGTGATCAGGCCGTGTTTAGTCCTCCCCTAATCCACAGCAATCACACATGTGACTTGTCAGGTTATTAACCCTTACACAACACAAGAGTACGTACTTCACAGTCTGCTGCAGTTTCAGCATTGATTACTgttttatgattattataaCTGGGAGTGGTGCCTTCACTGCCTGTGTGCTCTTAACAGACCAGGCAAATTTACAACATATGGTCCAACATATAGTGAACTCTGGTTCACTTTGTTGAGCAAGCTGCACTGACTTCTACATGCAGTGGACTAATATACATTTTTGCGGCTTCATTAATTACCAATGTTACTTTACAAGTAATACGATGCATGTGGAACTATGTTTAAGATTAAACCAAGGATCCCAAACCATTTTGTCTTATACTTGCTTGCAACTAATtctttacagtaaaaaaaatctttcatcaCAGAAAATTCCCCATCTGTCTTTTTGTAAATCATTCCTACTTATGGTGTTTTCTCACTATACATTTGACACATTTGCATTCTTGATGACAGATACAGCCTTATTTGTAGATTGAAAAGTAAAGTTCATCCCAACTGATTTGGATTACCTGTCCCTTCGCAGCCCTCTCCGTGAATCCTCTTGACGGCCCGTGCGCCCTCTTCTCTCTCGTTCCCAGCTGGAGGTGATGGAGATCAGATAGATGCTTGGTGGGTAGAAGTCCAACACATAATACTGATTCACTTCAGCTCAGTTCTACGGCGCACGCTGACTGACTTGTGCATCTACACCCTGAAACTGATCAACTATTTGATTGATTTCATTGAATTCACTACCtcagtttgattcagtttgatCAGACATGAAGAGTAAGGTAAGCAGACCCCAGAGACAATGTACTTATAAAATAGAGGGAATTTGATTCTCAGCAAGCTAGGGCTCAGACTGGCAACCAATCAGGAGCATGGGCAACAATTCTGAAGTCGGCATTCATCAACAGTAAAGATTTAGATTAAGGGAAATATTTCATAAATCTGGAATGTAGGGATGTGCAGCATCAATCAAAGCGTCAAGTTGGGGAACTGCTGACCAAGCAAAAGCACATGACTGGACAGTAGCCTACCTATGATAACATGCATGCCAAGGTTTGCCAGGTGTCTCGCTGTCTCAAAACCCATTCCTCTGGTACCACCAGTCACAATGGCAACCCTTCCATTTTGCTTGGGTAATACTGTataggaggagaaaagggactGTGTGAGAACATAATGCAGTCTTTCATGTCTTGGGTTCTTCCTGAAGGGTTAAATGCTGTTACATCTCGACAGATCCAGATTAGGA
Encoded here:
- the dhrsx gene encoding dehydrogenase/reductase SDR family member on chromosome X isoform X2 gives rise to the protein MWLLSVLVPLLRLYMCGIRVLLYQMFNKSFKLPVLPKQNGRVAIVTGGTRGMGFETARHLANLGMHVIIAGNEREEGARAVKRIHGEGCEGTAEFIFVDLTSLKSVRQFVHTFKAKRLPLHVLVNNAGTMLVPELQTEDGFEFHFALNYLGHFLLTNLLLDLLKKSGRQGCCSRIVNMSSATHYAGVIDMEDLNRRTVYSSHGAYSQSKLALVLFTYYLQEQLTAGGFFVTANAVDPGMVDTALYDNLWSLAQALKKPVAKTLFRSPAEGASISIYAAAAPEMEGVGGCYLYNGEKKQSAELSYNSELQIKLWKTSCKLVGLQEA